One genomic window of Acidovorax radicis includes the following:
- a CDS encoding CopD family protein, with translation MLWVKAFHIVFVASWFAGLFYLPRIFVNMAMVAPGSVAERERLLLMARKLMRFTTMLAVPAVALGLWLWLGYGIGRGPASQGNGWMHAKLAVVLLVIGYHHACGVLLRKLADGTSRRSHVWFRWFNEVPVVLLLIAVVLVVVKPF, from the coding sequence ATGCTCTGGGTTAAAGCCTTTCACATCGTCTTCGTGGCCAGCTGGTTTGCCGGTCTTTTTTATCTGCCTCGCATCTTCGTCAATATGGCGATGGTGGCGCCAGGCTCTGTGGCCGAGCGCGAACGCCTCCTGCTGATGGCGCGCAAACTCATGCGGTTCACCACCATGCTGGCTGTGCCTGCCGTGGCGCTGGGCCTTTGGCTGTGGCTGGGCTATGGCATCGGGCGTGGTCCGGCGTCACAGGGCAACGGCTGGATGCACGCCAAGCTGGCCGTGGTGCTGCTGGTGATCGGCTACCACCACGCGTGTGGTGTGCTGCTGCGCAAGCTGGCCGACGGCACCAGCCGCCGCAGCCACGTCTGGTTCCGCTGGTTCAACGAAGTCCCCGTGGTGCTGCTGCTGATTGCGGTGGTGCTGGTGGTGGTCAAGCCGTTC